The following DNA comes from Musa acuminata AAA Group cultivar baxijiao chromosome BXJ1-4, Cavendish_Baxijiao_AAA, whole genome shotgun sequence.
TATGTACGCCACGCATCAATAACATTCGATACTACAAAAAGTAGAGCGTGTGGCGTAGTATATCTACAATGTCTGTCTAGTTCGTGAGTAGTGACGAAAGGGGTTTTCAACGTCTCATattaattctgagatggattcagaTAGCTGAGTCAATTTCAAATTTAATATTTGATTTCAGATGTCTGACTCGAGCCCAACCGCGCTGCACTCGAACACGGGCCGCTAGCTCCCTCCCGTTTCTCGttgggctcctcctcctcctcttgcacAACGCGCAACGCTGCGTGGCGTCATGTTCCGGAAAAGGAGCGGTGGTTCCAAGATAGACCCACGTCGATCCCCAATCACAAGGAGGTAACTGTAGGGGCAACGTTCCCAGGGAGGTCGAAAACAAAATGCTGTTGCCAGCAATaagcaaaagataaaaaaaaaaaccatgcaCAGAAGAGAAGGGGATCGATGAGTCGGGTCGGTCGGACCAGGAACAAAGCAAACGATGCCttcctctctctccccctctccctTTTCTCCTCCGTCCCCGGGATTCAAAGGAGGAAAAGAGAGGAAACCACAGCTCCACAGATAGGAGGACgaccgccctctctctctctgtctcagtCTCTTCCACATCAGTCCTATCTTTGTTCTCCAGAACAAAGCCAAGGAggatagaagagagagagaaaaaaaaaaaaaagagtaacagAAAGGGAAGGACCAAATGCCTGCCCAAAAGCGCCCGCTTACTCCTCCGCCCTTGGACGACCAACTCCCCGCCCCCGACGAGCCCCCTCCttcgcctcttcctcctccgccgcTCTCcactcagcagcagcagcagcagaagcaggaGCCGGACAAAGAGGATGCTGGCGGCGGCGAAGCGGACGAGGGTAAGGCGCCGGCGGAGACTCCTCTAGCACAGGACGGTATGAACTGCGATGACGCGTCCTCTCTCCTTCTCGCGCTTCCTGATTGGTCTCGATCTCACCGTCGTCGTCTGCTCCTGCTTGCGTTTGTTCTTTTGTTGTCTGCAGATTCTGATGGCGGAAGCGGTGGCGGTCAATCGTCGAACGAGGACGACGACGAGGCCGAGAAACCGGAGTAAGTTACCTTTCTCACCTACTTGACCTTCTTTCTCGTCTACGAACGACACTCCCTATGGCTTCTGTGGCCTGGATTTGCGATCGTTACCGCACGGCTGGAGCCACCGAGGAGGCGGCTTCGGATTTCTTGTTTGCTGCTGTGGGAGGTGGCATTTGCTGGGTCGACATGGAGGAAATAGGCTTTCGTGCCTCATGCATGCGGGCGATGTGTTCGTTTGGTAGATCGGATGCCTTCGCGTTATTCTTCTTTCTCGGTAATGGGTTTGTTTGGCGGTGGATCGCATGAGCTCCTGCGCCACCTCCTTCGTGCTCGCGTGATTGCATACGCTGGCATCAGATCAAGGTGGTGGCAAAACAACTGTTGCATATTTTACTAGTCATCGAGTAGCTTTTAAGAAGATGAAACGATTGGATGACGCTGAACGGTTAATATTACCTGTATGCTTGTTGCTTCTCTGCGGTGATCCCCTGGTGGTTCCTGATTTCAATAAGTTCTTGGAGGTTCTCTTTATACTCATTTCCGTCCTCTATAGCCGATTCCTAAATCATTATCTGTGATTCTTTCTGGCTGATTGTCAATGTTTCTTAAATACAGATGAATTGCTTCTTAAGTAGATATTATTATCTTCTACCATTGCTCTGTAGTTTTGCCAAGGAATTTTCTTAAAGATTGCAACTTTATAGCTTAAAGTGTCAGGTGAAGATTTACTTCCGATCATTGATCAAATCTAGTAACTTTTATCCCCTAAGAGAACCTCTTTCCTAATATCATAATGGTTTCAACATTAGTTGCTCAAGGATTTCTTGTTTCATCCCCAAGAATTTTGGTTAGAGATAAGAGCAGCTAAATACAAGTTGTGCTGGTGCATCTACAAGTGTCATAGCAGTCAAATCTCGTTCCTGGTCCAAGTCATTGCTTTCTGAACAGCTTCATTTGATGAAGTTGACTGGTATTTGTGTCCCCTTTATGACCTTTCACTTGTGTAGCAAGCTAAGCTACTCATGAATTCAGGGAAGTTAGATGATTATATAGGTTAGGAAGCTCATATACATTACTTAAAAAAACATGTAACAATCACAAAATACTAATTACATTTAGATCATGTATTACATATGAGTTAAATTTACAGATCTACAATTTAAAATTGAGATCAAGTGAAGAGCAGAAAGATGAAGACTATAAATGACATGTTTGATGATTGGGCCTTGCTAATACCtaaatttatctttcttttaactGTATTAAATTGTGTCATTTCCTGATGTATTGTAACTAAGCACTGTTGATGTTGCATTGGCCAACTTAGTTTCTAGATGGATCGCCATGAGTTTCTGTGCTCTTCTTTTTTCTGTTGTTATTGCCCTGAGAAGTTATGTGATTTGTAATGCCACTATCACTTCTTCTGTAATGCTATTTACTTTCAAAATAATATCTAAATTAGCAGTGGAAGTCATACAACCCCATTAACCTGAGAATACCCAGGTTATCCATACAGACTTTGACCAAGAAAGTTTCTTAGTTTCAAACCTATGATCCATTAATGTAGCTTAGAAGTCAGCCAAATCATATAACTACTTCCCAGCATCTGTAGTTGTTGATTACTTGATTATTAGGGAGCAGTTGGCAAAGTTCGCGTTTAGTGTCTAATATTGCCAGCTTCTGATCCTTATGAGAAAacatattattttgtttgttgatcTTGAAAATTTCCATACTCTCTACAAACTGTTGGCAGAACCAATAATCATTTTTTCAAGCTTCAGAACATCTTTGAATTATATccaaatcaatttttttaaagatctGTAAATCATATCTCTGGACTAAGTACAATAATCCATTTGCAATCTCTTAGTCATGTCGAACCATTATTTTTTCTTGTGATTGACTTTTCTTTGACTGCTTGGCAAAATTTCAACAGTGCCCAGAACACTTAAGATCTTAAAACTTTTCGGTAACCTGCTTCATCTGGAAAGGAGAATGATACCAGAAGATTAAAGCTGGTATGTGTCTTCACTACCTTGTGATAACCACcaaaagattttaaaaaaatgCAAGAAATTGTTGATTTTTGCTTGGACCTTAAGACTATTGATAGTTGCCCATTTTAGAATTCAGAGTATATATTATTTAACTAAAGCTAGTACATAGAGTTGACATGGATCAGAATGACAGCCATATTAAATTTATAAACAGCAGTTTCTTTTTCCTGTAGAATTGGTCTAGCAGAGAGAGGGCAGGCAATGAGGCACATGGGTTGACTGAATCCTGGTAATCCACTAGGAATTCAATATTGAAAGTCATAGTCCTGACCAATATAAGAAAAAGTTTGTTTGGACAGAATTGAGCCTTAGCACTttgcaaaatttcttatacaataTGACCAGCTAGTGGGTTAAGTATGTGTTGCTGCATCTTGCCACACCAATTGATTGATCCAGGTTAATGGATTaagataacttgaaatatttGTTTCTGTATTACCATCATTGCCTGGTGTCCTTGAGACGACGGCTGTTTCTTTGAATGTAACAtgtgaataaaaaaatataaaacatctTAGATGATTATTTTCACATGtcactttgaaaatatttgagATAACTGCATACATCAAAATTTCTTCACTTATTGTGGTTGTTTGAATGATATTCAGATGCTGTAGCCTTATGTTATGAGCAAGTTATATAATTCTTTAGCATGTTAGTCATAACATCTTGCTTTGGTTCATTACCACATACTGCAAAGATTAAATTGTGCATGCTACACATAACCCATcttttctccctttgtcattggttcACAGATTTATCCTAGTGAAACTAGCCGACATTCGAAAAGAAGTGCAGTGCCCTATCTGCTTAGGTATGATCCAGTTCTCTATAAAAAAATGTGCAAGTTATTCTGTAGCTTGTAATGAGAACTGTAATGATCTCTATACAGTTCTTTGCTGGTACCGATTGTAGCTAAGCAGCAACACAGAAACCATGTTGTTCTTGTCAATTCTTATCTCCTCTATCATCATCATTGAAGCATTTATATATTGCTACTAGTTATTCTGAAGCAAAGATTCATGGTGCCTCTCTACCAGGGATAATACGTAAGACAAGGACAGTAATGGAATGCCTGCATCGCTTTTGTAGGGAATGTATTGACAAATCAATGAGACTTGGGTATGTCCCTGAAGTATTCTCTCTGTGCATTTGCGAGTACTATCCCTCCTTTTCGCTGTGGTTTCCTAGAAGTAATAGAACTAGTTTTGTTTATTGTAGTGTCAAGCAAACTTTAGCTGATGCTATCTGTCTTGCAGAAACAATGAATGTCCTGCATGCCGCACCCATTGTGCAAGTCGGCGTTCTTTGAGAGATGATCCCAACTATGATGCCCTTATAGCAACCTTATATCCGGATATTGATAAGTATGAAGAAGAGGTAAACTGGTTTGAGCAATCCTTGGGTGATTTATACAAATTTTTAATTTGCAGTTTTTCGGTCATGTTATTGTAACTATTATTCTCTAGATGTGAATTCTTGACTTCATTGTGTGGCTGCAGGAACTGGCTTTTCATGAAGAGGAGAAATCCCGCAATAAGAAGGTAGCATCACCTTACTGAATAAGTTCTATCAatgaagataattttaatgtgTTTGGAGTGCTTTTATTCTCCTCGAACCTCATATACTGTATTTAAATCTCCTGTTCAAATTAGATCCAAGCATACATAACTGAGACATTTCGACGACAATCAGAAGCACTTGGTAGGAGGAGGTCCACAGCTAAAGCTGCTGCAGTATTCGGAAGAAAACCACAAGGAAGTTACCGAAATCATCTGCGTGGAAGAGGCAGAAGTATTGGTGGTGAAACTGCAGCTGCAGGCTctgatgaggaagaagaagaagcaaatggTAATGATGTCACCAAAGATACCTCGTCTGCAGATGAGCCCTCTCCTGAACAAAGGCCGAAGAGATGCAAGAGATGGGGGGCTCCTCGATCTTCACCAGCTAGAACAGCAGGCAGTGGTGATGTTGGCTCCGAGGAAAACGACGATTTTGAAGTCAACAGAGAGCCCCTTGGGACATCGCCTTTGCGAGCAGGAAACAGAGAGATGCTTGCATGGGGTAAGAATGGTACACGTAGTCAAACTAGACATAGCAGTACTAGTGGTTTAAATGGTAGATTGGTCAAGGGTGGGCGCTTGGCCAAATTGGTGGACTGCCTGCGCAATTTAGATGAAGCTGATGATGAGGTACAGTAAGAAAAATGGTAACGCTGCCTCCTACTTACATGCCATACCAATTTTGGTCAACACTACTGACTGATTTTTAATTTTCAGTTTGATGTGCATCTGACCCTGGTTCCTTTGGATGATGAAAATATGCCAAATTTGGAACAGCCATATCTTTGCTGCCGGCCAACCCTGTCAATTAGACATCTTTGCCAAGTGAATCTGTTTTCTCTATGATTTGTTTTGAATTAAGTTTCTAAATTTTTAATAGTCGAAAGATTTTGCTCCTAAATTGGAATTTGTGGATGCATGTGTGCAGTTTATCGCTCTTCAGACATCTGTCCAAGCTGAAGAAGTTGAGATGTATGCGAGGAAACCTCAATGCCGAAATTTAGCAGTTGGGGCTTCCAACTCAATGGACGAGGCGTCGACTGATCCTTCCATAGGCCTCCAGATGTTGGAGGGACAAGAATCTCTAGCAGCGATTTGTGCTTCTTTCACGAGTGACCAAGGGG
Coding sequences within:
- the LOC135671949 gene encoding putative E3 ubiquitin-protein ligase RING1a, whose product is MPAQKRPLTPPPLDDQLPAPDEPPPSPLPPPPLSTQQQQQQKQEPDKEDAGGGEADEGKAPAETPLAQDDSDGGSGGGQSSNEDDDEAEKPEFILVKLADIRKEVQCPICLGIIRKTRTVMECLHRFCRECIDKSMRLGNNECPACRTHCASRRSLRDDPNYDALIATLYPDIDKYEEEELAFHEEEKSRNKKIQAYITETFRRQSEALGRRRSTAKAAAVFGRKPQGSYRNHLRGRGRSIGGETAAAGSDEEEEEANGNDVTKDTSSADEPSPEQRPKRCKRWGAPRSSPARTAGSGDVGSEENDDFEVNREPLGTSPLRAGNREMLAWGKNGTRSQTRHSSTSGLNGRLVKGGRLAKLVDCLRNLDEADDEFDVHLTLVPLDDENMPNLEQPYLCCRPTLSIRHLCQFIALQTSVQAEEVEMYARKPQCRNLAVGASNSMDEASTDPSIGLQMLEGQESLAAICASFTSDQGEMVLVYRRKIQG